gaaacattctaaggagcacgtgacggctacggagaagatctagattcatagttttcttttgtcttcttccaattaggcgatacttttggatgctcattcggatttgtttcgaaactcttgttttactcttttgactttgtttttcctattcagtaccatgtttacattcgaacccatgatgatgagaagttcgattatgaactaatcattgtcatgggattttagcggatttatcgatgaatttcagtagttaatttgtcttgttcatatgtgatggtttgatttcctcgtattggttgtgcttattcgtcttggatgcgtagctaacatctaagattgcttgttaatctttattgaagcgacagtgaatatattgatttagaacttgccatgcaagcataggtttcgtgttcgataacatgacttgtgatgtgattttacccatcttgcatcgccctatgtaatcttgatagataacttgttcctcaaccgttatgttttcaaattctatagacatataggatctaagcataattggtgtctgtttaccttctatcttaattgtggatgtgtagcagtatggtgcacgtataacgacagttagcgtgtatcagtctcgtgttatctgattagttatcaaccattacaatcgaataaaggtagagctctgaatgaagttgttaatgaatctagaatcccatgtttatttctcattagtaaatcgttattctcttagttgataattcttagtttcataattcgaatcgaattagttaagtagaaaaccaaaacccaatttgatacttgtctaagcattgaataataatcatacattggtgcataagtgcatatttctgaatacaccagtctctgtgggaacgaacttgaattatattctatattacttgtgaccacgtacacttgcgtgattttgtgcgaacaagtttttggcgccgctgccggggactcggtgttatattttagtttatgtgcttgtcatcagtggtcgttaaagttaactgacttggattcttttctcactttagttcgtttgtgtgtgtttcaggtacttgagtgacgtgtatgcgaacacgttctcaggctcgtaaAGAAGCATTGGTTAAGGAAGAAACAGCAGTGAGTATTACAATGGATGATCAACCACCAGCAGTTAAcgatactaaggctcttaaggctttctctgagccgaaaatcaatgacattcagtcgagcattgtcaggccagcgattcaggccaacactttcgaaatcaaacctagcactattcagatggtacagaactcagtgcagtttgggggttctccgacagaggatcctaatatgcatattcgagacttcattgagatctgtgacactttcaagtttaaTGGTGTTACGGAAGATGCCATTAAATTGAGGCTGTTCCCgttttctctgagggataaagctaagggatggttgcattctcttcctgcaggatctattacgacatgggaggatctggctcagaagtTTCTTACTAAGTTtttccctatggccaaaacagctgcaatgaggaatgctatcactcaattctctcagttaTCTGGTGAAACTCTTTGTGAAGcatgggaacgctacaaggagatgcttcgaaagtgcccacatcatgggatgcctgactGGATGGTTATCAATtgcttctataatggcttgggtcCTCAAACGAGACCAATGTTagatgcagcatcaggtggagctttGTGGGCTAAGAactatgatgaggcttatgagttgatcgagatgatggctgcgaatgaatatcagaatcctagtcagcgtcttcatcagggcaaagcagcaggaattctagatgttgatgctactaccGCTTTGactgctcagcttaaggctcttactatgaaggtggattctttggcaaatttgggaaatcagcagccaccttcagtttGCGAGCTTTGTGCTAGTGCACATTCTTCtgatcagtgtgctatatctaGTGAATCCGCgcagtttgtgagcaacttccAGAGGCCTCAACAGCCAGTTCCggccacttatcatcccaataatcggaatcatccgaatttcagctggagcaataatcagaactacatgccacaacagcagcaacagtttcagcagcagggagctagacctttcaacccctctggttttcaacaacagtttacaccgaagcagcaattccatccacctgggttccagcaacaaaatcatggggaggctggacagtcttccaatgaaagatcagaattggaagaattaagactaatggttaaaagccaatcggtgtcaatcaagactttggagaaccagattgggcagattgctaacgcgttgataaacagaccacaaggaactcttcctagtgataccgaggccaatccgggtaGGAAAGAggtgaaggaacaggtacaggctaTCACCTTGAGGTCTGGAAAGGTAACCAAGGAAAAAGATTCAGCAACAGagcgaaacaaggaagagagtgatcaacatGTTGAAACACCCATGCCCTCATCTGAGTctaatagtggaaaaactgttgttgaagctgacaaggatgaaatcaacgaggaagcaagcaaggaacCAACCGAAAAGTCTAGTCCAAAAGCTGAtattggggtcaagcaagtgtatccacctcccccttttccgaagagacttcagaagcataagcttgacaaacaattcgctaaatttctagaggttttcaagaaattgcaAATCAATATACCTTTTGCGGAAGCTCTAAAACAGATGCCGAGCTATGCTAagttcatgaaaggtattctatctcggaaGCTGAAGCTTGAGGACTTGGATACCGTTGCTCTAACGGAAGAGTGCAGTGCGGTGCTGCAACAGAAATTGCCTCCAAAACTTAAAGATCCCGGAAGTTTCACAATACCATGTACTATTGGCAAGTTATCTTTCGACAAGTGTTTGTGTGATCTGGGAGCTAGTATCAATCTGATGCCGTTgtctgtcttcaagaaacttgggCTGCCGGAGCCGAAACCTACGAACATGTCATTACAACTAGCTGATCGGTCCATCACTTACCCACGAGGTATAGTGGAGGATGTCTTGGTTAAGGTGGATAAGCTCATATttcctgctgattttgtcattctagacttCGAGGAGGATAAGCagattcccattatcttgggGAGGCTGttcttagctacaggccaaactttgatcgatgtgcaaaaaggagagcttacaatgagagttcaagatcagagtgtcacttttaaggtgttcaacgcaatgaaatttccaaccgacgaagaagaatgctttaaggtggagccaCTAGAAGCTGTTGAAAATTCTGAGACGGGGCAAAAGCTAAGGCCAAGTACCTTTGAGAGAGTCTTAACAGGGGATTCTGATTTCGAAGATGAAGGAGTAGCAGAGCTTGAAAATTCTCAAGAGCATCGTAATCCATTTATTGAAGAAGCTCCCGAACTCGAACTCAAACTACCTCCAGATCTCTTAAGTGATGTGCAGTTTAGAAGGTTGTCACGGcgcatagatgacatgcatgacattcaccACTATTTTGCAAAGGATTTTACTAAGgctcttgggagtgcttttcgagctattggtgttgaggttgattggccagtgtttggagatggcatggtatattcaccacctgatCCTCCACCCGAGGAGGGTGTTCCTCCGGACATCTAGGTATGTGTCTATCCttattatcaccttcaatgaggacattgaatattttaagtttgggggtggtaatctacggattagtagtagtgtgtgtgtcatataggttgcatgatGCATATAGTTTGGTATAGTCTCATATAGTTTGCATATATTTGTACGGTTTTTTTAGTTTGCATATATTAGTACgggttttatatatatatatatatatatatatatatatatatatatatgcttgtatTAGTAGTGTCATATAGTTtcatttgcatgaatcttgaactggtgttccaagttgatttcctatgatgagtttatgtgcataatttcttggctagtagtctttaTCATATCTGATGCCGTGTTATTTGGAA
This genomic window from Daucus carota subsp. sativus chromosome 7, DH1 v3.0, whole genome shotgun sequence contains:
- the LOC135147907 gene encoding uncharacterized protein LOC135147907, which encodes MHIRDFIEICDTFKFNGVTEDAIKLRLFPFSLRDKAKGWLHSLPAGSITTWEDLAQKFLTKFFPMAKTAAMRNAITQFSQLSGETLCEAWERYKEMLRKCPHHGMPDWMVINCFYNGLGPQTRPMLDAASGGALWAKNYDEAYELIEMMAANEYQNPSQRLHQGKAAGILDVDATTALTAQLKALTMKVDSLANLGNQQPPSVCELCASAHSSDQCAISSESAQFIANALINRPQGTLPSDTEANPGRKEVKEQVQAITLRSGKVTKEKDSATERNKEESDQHVETPMPSSESNSGKTVVEADKDEINEEASKEPTEKSSPKADIGVKQVYPPPPFPKRLQKHKLDKQFAKFLEVFKKLQINIPFAEALKQMPSYAKFMKGILSRKLKLEDLDTVALTEECSAVLQQKLPPKLKDPGSFTIPCTIGKLSFDKCLCDLGASINLMPLSVFKKLGLPEPKPTNMSLQLADRSITYPRGIVEDVLVKVDKLIFPADFVILDFEEDKQIPIILGRLFLATGQTLIDVQKGELTMRVQDQSVTFKVFNAMKFPTDEEECFKVEPLEAVENSETGQKLRPSTFERVLTGDSDFEDEGVAELENSQEHRNPFIEEAPELELKLPPDLLSDVQFRRLSRRIDDMHDIHHYFAKDFTKALGSAFRAIGVEVDWPVFGDGMVYSPPDPPPEEGVPPDI